One region of Desulfobacterales bacterium genomic DNA includes:
- the carA gene encoding glutamine-hydrolyzing carbamoyl-phosphate synthase small subunit, giving the protein MKALVALEDGTVFEGESFTGPGEAVGEIVFNTSMSGYQELLTDPSYKGQMVTMTYPLIGNYGVNHEDMESDRIHLDAFLVREYNAMPSNYRATGNLADFLMEHGILGVEGLDTRALTRHIRIVGAMKAVVSTEDLDPVSLANKAQTSAGLVGRDLVREVTCARAYGWTADGPRQGAGFTSAGPGRYRVVVMDFGLKYNQLRLLAERDCRIQVVPAGTGAQEILALEPDGIFLSNGPGDPAGVEGVVETVQALLGRKPIFGICLGHQILGLAYGGATYKLKFGHRGVNQPAKDLETGKVEITSQNHGFCVDMDSLDPEQVELTHVNLNDNSVEGMRHRRFPAFSVQYHPENAPGPHDTLYLFDRFIAMMS; this is encoded by the coding sequence ATGAAAGCACTTGTCGCCCTGGAAGATGGCACTGTTTTTGAGGGGGAATCCTTTACCGGTCCTGGCGAGGCCGTCGGGGAGATCGTCTTTAATACCAGCATGAGCGGCTATCAGGAGCTGTTGACCGACCCCTCCTACAAGGGCCAGATGGTTACCATGACCTATCCCCTGATCGGCAATTACGGGGTCAATCACGAGGATATGGAATCGGACCGGATTCATCTTGATGCCTTTCTGGTCAGGGAGTACAACGCAATGCCGAGCAATTATCGGGCCACCGGCAACCTGGCCGATTTCCTGATGGAGCATGGAATCCTGGGGGTGGAGGGGCTCGACACCCGGGCCCTTACCCGCCATATCCGGATCGTCGGCGCGATGAAGGCGGTGGTCTCCACCGAGGACCTTGATCCGGTCTCCCTGGCGAACAAGGCCCAGACCTCGGCCGGGCTGGTCGGTCGCGACCTGGTCCGGGAGGTTACCTGCGCCAGGGCCTACGGCTGGACCGCGGACGGCCCCAGGCAAGGGGCTGGTTTCACCAGCGCCGGTCCCGGCCGGTACCGGGTGGTGGTCATGGATTTCGGGCTCAAGTACAACCAGCTGCGGTTGCTGGCCGAGCGTGATTGCCGTATCCAGGTGGTGCCGGCCGGGACCGGCGCCCAAGAGATCCTGGCCCTGGAGCCGGACGGCATCTTCCTGTCCAACGGGCCCGGCGATCCGGCCGGGGTGGAGGGGGTGGTGGAAACGGTCCAGGCCCTGCTCGGCCGGAAACCGATCTTCGGCATCTGTCTCGGCCACCAGATCCTGGGGCTGGCCTATGGGGGCGCCACCTATAAGCTGAAGTTCGGTCATCGCGGGGTCAACCAGCCGGCCAAGGATCTTGAAACCGGCAAGGTGGAGATCACCTCCCAGAACCATGGTTTCTGTGTGGACATGGACAGCCTTGACCCGGAGCAGGTGGAGCTGACCCATGTCAATCTCAACGATAACAGCGTTGAGGGGATGCGGCATCGACGGTTTCCGGCCTTTTCAGTGCAGTATCATCCGGAAAACGCCCCTGGTCCCCATGACACCCTTTATCTATTTGACCGCTTCATAGCGATGATGAGCTGA
- a CDS encoding 3-deoxy-D-manno-octulosonic acid transferase, producing MVSGIGTPDVDSVRIWLHAASVGEVQPARALIMELEKMFPDAAFILSVMTAQGMAVARRQLGNRVRCIYAPLDLPGIVGRVAARIRPDVYICLETELWPNILRRLRRNGTRLLLLNGRLSQRSFRRYQRVGRFMKQVLANFSAIAVISDQDGQRFIDLGAEPGRVTVAGNAKYDLATTTFSPATAAVYRSRLGIGEGTPLLVAGSTHTGEEEMLLPVYRDLKKDARLRDLVLVLAPRHLRRLPEIEMLLRERGIAFEKLSWIEEHGRSRDVVLVDGVGDLAGLYSVATYVFCGGSLVERGGHNIMEAAVYGKPVFYGPHMNDFADAVQLLESVRAGLPIREAREMTAAIIRFLDHQEEYRAAGVRAGEIAMAQQGSARRQAMLVKELLDSSEDRRQMTVGKARQN from the coding sequence ATGGTGTCCGGAATCGGGACGCCGGATGTCGACTCGGTGCGGATCTGGCTGCACGCCGCCTCGGTGGGCGAGGTGCAACCGGCCCGGGCCCTGATCATGGAGCTTGAAAAAATGTTCCCTGACGCGGCCTTTATTCTCTCGGTGATGACCGCCCAGGGAATGGCGGTGGCCCGCAGGCAACTGGGTAACCGGGTCCGGTGCATCTACGCCCCGCTTGATTTGCCCGGGATCGTCGGCCGGGTGGCGGCAAGGATCCGGCCTGATGTCTATATCTGCCTGGAGACCGAGCTGTGGCCCAATATTCTCAGACGGCTGCGCCGGAACGGCACCAGGTTGCTGCTCCTGAACGGCCGGCTGTCCCAGCGGTCTTTCCGCCGTTACCAGCGGGTGGGCCGGTTCATGAAGCAGGTGCTGGCCAACTTTTCGGCCATTGCGGTGATCAGCGACCAGGACGGGCAGCGGTTTATCGACCTTGGCGCGGAACCGGGCCGGGTAACCGTGGCCGGCAATGCCAAGTATGACCTGGCCACAACCACCTTTTCCCCGGCAACCGCGGCCGTCTACCGGAGCCGGCTCGGCATTGGCGAGGGTACTCCCCTGCTGGTGGCCGGCAGCACCCATACCGGCGAGGAGGAGATGTTGCTGCCGGTGTATCGGGATCTTAAAAAAGATGCCCGGTTGCGGGATCTGGTCCTGGTACTGGCGCCGCGCCATCTCCGGCGGTTGCCTGAAATCGAAATGCTGCTGCGGGAGCGCGGGATTGCCTTTGAGAAGTTGAGTTGGATCGAGGAACATGGCCGGAGCCGGGACGTGGTCCTGGTCGACGGGGTCGGCGACCTGGCCGGTCTCTACTCGGTGGCAACCTATGTGTTCTGCGGCGGCAGTCTGGTGGAGCGCGGCGGGCATAACATCATGGAGGCGGCTGTTTACGGTAAACCGGTTTTTTACGGGCCCCACATGAATGATTTTGCCGATGCAGTGCAACTGCTGGAATCGGTCCGGGCCGGCTTGCCGATCCGCGAGGCCCGGGAGATGACCGCGGCGATCATCCGTTTTCTGGATCACCAGGAGGAATACCGGGCCGCCGGGGTGCGGGCCGGGGAGATCGCCATGGCCCAGCAGGGTTCGGCCCGGCGGCAGGCCATGCTGGTCAAGGAGTTGCTGGACAGTTCAGAGGACAGAAGACAGATGACGGTTGGAAAGGCAAGGCAGAATTAA